The Tripterygium wilfordii isolate XIE 37 chromosome 23, ASM1340144v1, whole genome shotgun sequence genomic sequence ATTGATCAATATGCCTTCTCAGCTGTTCTCAGATCCTGCTCAGACTTGGCAACTCTCCAGTTGGGTCAGCAGGTGCATGCCTTGGCAATTAAATCTGGTTTTGAGTCCAATGACTATGTCGGCAGTTTGTTGATTTTTATGTATTCCAAGTGTGGGATCGTGGAAGATGCTAGAAAATCCTTTGATGAGACTCCAAAAGACACCGCAGTAACTTGGAATTCGATAATCTTCGCTTATGCACAACATGGGCAGGGTAATGTTGCACTTGACCTTTTCTTCctaatgagagagagaaaggtgaAGCTAGATCACATAACCTTCGTTGCAGTTCTAACTGCATGCAGCCATGTTGGTTTGGTGGAAGAAGGATTTGGTTTCCTCCAATCTATGGAACCTGACTATAATATTCCACCTCGGATGGAGCATTATGCTTGTGCAGTTGATCTATTTGGACGAGCTGGGCGTCTGGATGAAGCACGAGCCTTGATTGAATCAATGCCATTTGAACCTGACATAATGGTGTGGAAAACTTTAATGGGTGCTTGCCGAATTTGTGGAAACATTGAATTAGCTAGTCGGGTTGCAACTCATCTGCTGGAGCTGGAACCTGAGGAACACTGCACTTATGTTCTCCTTTCAGACATGTACGGGCGTCTTAAAAAATGGGATGACAAAGCTAGTATAACGAGGCTGATGAGGGAGAGGAAGGTGAAAAAGGTTCCTGGATGGAGTTGGATAGAGGTTAAGAATCAGGTCCATGCTTTCAATGCTGAAGACAGATCTCACCTTCACAGCCATGAAATATACCAGAGACTGGGAGAACTGACAGAGGAAATCATGTGGTTTGATAGTCTTGCAAGATCAGATGTTTTACATGATTTCCTGATCATTACTTGCGTCTGAATTATGAAGATGCAGGGTCCTAGaccattttttgttctttcctgTCATATTTAAACAGTAAATGGAATTGATGCAAGAGGACTTGTTATTTATCCTAGAATCCTTACTGCATAAAACAGTTGGAAACTGAGATTCTATAAAGCAGTAGCATGTTTCAATTAAGATTTAAGAAAAGATTTTCAGCTCAGAACATGTTTACTTAATTTCTTCCAAATGTTTATGCCTCTGTTTCTGTCTTACTCTTTCTATAGGAAATAAGACGCGTCTCCATTAGCTGTAAATAATGAACTAATTGTCTTGGATGGTTTTCTCTTGGAACACTTTAAATTTCGTTCAccttaatttatatataatttgttgttggattgaaatatttcgcataatttatatcatattctaacACAAAAATGTTCTTGATGTGCGCACTATGCTTAAATgtttcaaacaacaaaaataatgagATTTTCTTTCTTAATGTGGCGTCCGACTCAAAAGGGTTTACACCTCCTTATTAGATTAGCATGGACGAAGCCTTTGACACCCTTGTTAGGGGAAAAAACAATATAAACTCCAACTTTGTACGGGTATTGCATGAACCCATGAATTTATCTAGTGCGCACTTGAAAAATATTGACCGTTGTTGTCatgtaaaagaaaataatagtaACTCTTACTTTGTAACTAAAATTAAAGTTGTttatcgaaaaaaaaaataaccaaagaaaaatcatttcACTATCATGGGCTTGTCCACTTACCACAACTCAGTACTCACAAGATCGGTCGGTTAATTCAGTCCAATTGAAGCCCAAATGAGCCCATTCATACATTCAACTTTCAAGGCCCATTTATCTCCTTAAACGAAAAACCCTAGGAACTTGATGAGGATCATGATCGCAAACTTAAGAATGCTTACAATCAGGCTCATCGTTATAAGATGAAGCAGGTTCGGGATCAGTCAAGTTCTATAGGCCTTGGGCCGGAGGCCCAGCTCGATGGAGAGGCAGCAACTTAAGGAGCACGATTGTTGCAGAGATTGAACCAAGTGGCTGAAGTCTGCCAATGGAAGTATAACTACTTATTATAGTAGGAATATATTTACTTTCCTATATTGTTATTCATAGTTGGCTGATTTATAGGAAATAAGTCTTATTTCAATTCAATTAGGAGGATGCAATATTAGGGTTgttatgcaaataaataaataaccacCGAGACTTGCGGTAGAGGttatcaataaaaatattatcaaaCCGAGGATTGTTCTCACAATCTTCTTGTGCCTTACGCGAGTTGGGCAATTGGAAAAATTATCCGGCTTCTTAGGTTTCATCAGAACTCCACAACTCCCCAGCATCTTCACTGAGGTTTAATTACTACCGGAGGCAATACTCTTCTCCGATTTGGCTCCACGCAATCTTGCTATCTTCTCTCTGTCTACACTATAGAGAGAAAATCTTAAAGCGAAAGAAGTAATCATGGCAGAAGTTATGATAATGAACGAGTTTGAGGTCACGGCGTCTCGTCTCGGTATTGATCTCTCACAATTGGATCTGGATTCTATTCAGCTTCCTCCAGGGGACGACTTCGGCATCGTCAGGTAAATTTGAAccgcttttttttttggaagctCTGTTTGGTTGCACTATGTGTTTCTGGGACTTGGTCACTTAATCGAGAACCGGCGGTGATTTTAGGCGTTACGAATCGGGTTGTAATGATTTATTTTGTAATATGAATGAATTAAGAAGGGTAGAATGGAAAGAGATATTTGTTGGTGCTCTGTTTGCTGTTTGGGCGAAATTTTTTTGCATTGTGTTTTGTTGACCAGAAAATCGCTGAAAGACGTAAAGGTCTGGATGAGAGTTGGTTGAAATTGGCTTTCTGTGGTTATATAATCTACTCAATACTTGTGACTCCTGGCATATGTGAATTCGATTTAAATTCGAATATCTTTTTGTTCCATTTGGTTGCTTTTGATTGTTGGAGTAAAGGATACGGGATACCTGTAGCTAAACGTTTACTAAATATACTTGTTGTTTCTCTAATTTTGTGAAGTATGTCGTGCAGAACTTAGATTGGTGTTAATACCGTGCCAAATTTAGTATTCACTAATCTTATATTGCCATATTTTTCATCCGCCGCAAGAGACATTGTTAATGCTCTGTTTTCTTGTCGAGAAAGTTTGAAGAGAAAGGGATTTTATCCTTGTATTTTTGTAGGCTCAATGAGATATGGACATCTACTGTGCATGCAGATACTTCATATTGAAAttcactttaatgctttatcTGGTAGTTATCCGGTATGGATGTGTTATATAGCATCTTATTTggttttgatattttgttgcttttgtttAGTGATGATGAAGATGTTTACGAAGAGGACAACATGGATTTTGACACTGGGTTTGGCAACATCATTGTTGTTGATAATCTCCCAGTCATTACCTTGGAAAGATTTAAAAAGCTTGAACTAGTTATTCAAAAAATCTATAACCAGATTGGTGTTATTAAGGAGGATGGCCTCTGGATGCCTCTTGATCCTGGGACCAACGAAACCTTAGGTTACTGCTTCATTGAGTATAACACCGTGCAGGTACTTTCATAGACTGTTATTCAATTAATATTTCGTACTCAATATGGTTCACACTCTGCCtgttaaatttgtttttgttttatttccgAGAATGGTCTTTTTTTGTGCTGCAGTTCCTAGGGCTATGTAAACTTATGATGTTATGCTTTTCTATTGACAAttttattgtttatatatatatatatacatatgatttTGGATGGGTCAAGTAGTGGCTATCCATACCTATATTTTTGACAATCTAGATTCGACGTAAAGATGGCTGTGCAAGCAATTTCCTTCCACTGGATTATGTCGTGATTGGACTCAAAAAATTGGTATCAAAACCCACCCCCATCCAGTGGTCCGCCAATCTCAGGGGAATAGGAGGATAAAAAAGTGGGTTTTGGACTTTCTCAGGAAGAAATACCAATGAATCTTTACATTAAGACTGTTCTTTTTTTAGTGTTGTGTGTGCTTGACAGTTTTTATGTTAGATATGTTCTTTACTTGATCTGATTAATTTTCTCTCCGTCTCTTTGTAGGAAGCAGAGCTTGCCAAGGAGAAGACGCATGGGTACAGGTTGGATAAATCCCATATTTTTGCTGTCAACATGTTTGATGACTTTGATAGATTCATGAAAGTTCCACATCAGTGGGCTCCTCCAGAAGTTATGCCATATGTTCCAGGGGTAATAAAATCTATTGGTTCCCTTCTGCTATATAAACCCGTTTTCTTTATAGACAATGGTTGTGATTGTGTTTAGACATGGAGGTCTTTATGgactcaaaattcaaaaaggCATTCTTATGGTTATAGATAGGCTATGTTGAGCGCTGTGGCACTCTAATGTAATGCGTTTTGAAGTCTTGTTGACTGATGATATGTGGCAGATACACCGGTGAGTAATAGGTCATTGCCCGTACTGGCTGTTATCAAGTTGTAAAGGTCATTATAGACCATCTTGAGCTGATGATGGTCTACCACACACTCTGCTATGGCCAGGTAGGATCGGAAAAGAAGTGATGGAAAATAGAAAAGAAGTTTACTTCCCTAGGAGCCAAAAGAAACCATATTACTGAATTTTATAGTGTTCAAGGATTTTCTAACTCCAAAAACAAGGTTTTGTATAAAACAATAGGAACAAGGTTTTTTCATGAATTTAGAAGCCTTTCTTAAGATAAAAAGGGGTCACAGTTGCAATGCTCTTGCCCTGTTTTTTTATGGATGCAATTCCAGATTCTGTAACGTTGCTACTCGGTACACGAGTTCCTGCAGTATACATATGACTTATGTATTCAAAGAGCTTGCTAGTTGTTTTACTATCTTTTATCTTTCATATGACGAGCTTTGTAGAGCTAGGCAATATGGCTAATGCACTTTGCATACTGGTTATCTgtaatttcttttttcccttactCTGTCGCATGATATGGATTTGTTTGTCTAGTTGTCttgtatttttctctctttttcaacATCCATCCTTACAGGAAAACCTTCAAGAGTGGCTGACTGATGAAAAAGCTCGAGATCAGTTTGTAATTCATGCTGGTTCAGATACTGAAGTTCTATGGAATGATGCAAGACATCTAAAGCCTGACCCTGTGTATAAGCATTCTGTAAGTCAGCGCCTCTGGATACCCCTTTATTCTCATTAAGGCATATTTAGTTGTATATTATTACTGTGATTCCCCTGTATGTGAGTGGATGTGTATGGGTGCATTCTAGAGGAGGGGACTGATGGGAGAGAAAAACTCGAACTGGTGTATGCTTGCAGTGTATAGATCTCTCTATGTAGATCACTGCCCAGTTAGTTGGTTTGTTAACTACCTTTGTTATTATCTTTTCTTTGAAGAAAATATTGATTTCATGATATTGATTTACCTTTTCAGTACTGGACtgaaagttttgtgcaatggtCTCCTCTTGGGACTTACCTGGCAACAGTTCACAGACAAGGTGCTGCTGTCTGGGGAGGCGCAACTACATTTAATCGCCTAATGCGCTATGCCCATCCTCaggttgtttttttgttttattttttagtcttatattttattttttgcttttgattgtTATCGTTGGCCTTAATATTGTTCATTGCAGGTTAAACTAATTGACTTTTCTCCTGGTGAGAAATACTTGGTGACCTACAGCGGCCATGAACCGAGCAAGCCACGTGATGCAAATGTGAGGCTTTTCTATTAGCCTTGCTCCTTAGGTATTTCATTGTAACGTCATGTTTTCTCCTGTTGTTTCTGATACACTATTTTTTGCAGAGGGTTGTGATTAACATTTTTGATGTGAGAACTGGGAAAGTAATGAGAGATTTTAAGGGAAATGCTGATGATTTTGCAATTGGAGGAGCTGGGGGTGTAACAGGGGTACCATGGCCTATTTTCAGGTATTTTACTTtcccaactcttttttttttcagtgcaGATGTTATCCATACAATAGCCCTCTTTGCTCACTGGTGTGGAGTTGCAATTCATACAATTTTCAGGTGGGGTGGCGGAAGAGAGGACAAGTATTTTGCTAGACTTGGGAAAAATATGATTTCTGTTTATGAAACTGAGACCTTCAGCCTTATTGACAAGAAATCCTTGAAGGTTGAAAACGTCTTGGATTTTAGCTGGTCTCCAACTGACCCCATTATTGCTCTCTTTGTCCCTGAACTTGGTGGTGGGAATCAGCCTGCCAGGGTGAGAGTTCTATGTCTGTATATTATTTATGTATTCATTTTCTTGGAGGGCCTTTCATTTTGGATTGAGTTCGCTAATGTTATGTACTGATATGATTTACAGGTGAGTCTTGTCCAAATTCCGAGCAAAGAAGAATTAAGGCAAAAGAATCTTTTCAGTGTTAGTGATTGTAAGATGTACTGGCAAAGCAATGGGGACTACCTCGCTGTTAAGGTTGATCGCtatacaaaaacaaagaagagtACATACAGTGGTTTTGAGCTTTTCCGAATAAAAGAACGGGACATTCCCATTGAAGTTTTAGAGCTTGACAATAAGAATGACAAGATCATTGCATTTGCCTGGGAGCCGAAAGGCCACAGGTTTGCTGTTATTCATGGTGATAGCCCAAGGCCTGACGTGAGTTTTTACTCGATGCGGACTGCTCACAATACAGGCCGCGTTTCAAAACTCGCTACTCTTAAGGGCAAACAGGCAAATGCTCTTTTCTGGTCACCAGATGGCCACTTTGTAATTCTCGCTGGACTGAGAGGTTTCAATGGACAGCTGGAGTTTTATAATGTTGATGATCTTGAACCAATGGCTACAACTGAGCATTTTATGGCAACAGATATTGAATGGGATCCTACGGGAAGGTAATTTTTGAGACAAATCAACGGAGAGTTGAATTTCTTGTATTCTCTATGGCCTTGCTTTAAAATAGAAGATAAATATGCGTTTATTTAGATTATATTTTTTGGTTATAAATTATAGTATGCATCAAAGTTGCAGGTATGTAGCAACAGCAGTTACGTCAGTACATGAGATGGAAAATGGTTTCAACATATGGTCCTTCAATGGAAAGTTATTATATAGGATACTAAAGGATAATTTCTTTCAGGTAAGAGAATCATTATTCCCTGTTAAATGGCCGCAAATGTAATTTTTGCATGCATTAGAATGGCCTGTGTGACGGTGATTGATTCATTAAATTGAATGTATAGATCATTTTTGGGTTTTCTCATTGTTTATGTTGTTTGGTAGGTTCTATTTGGGTTGCTATTTTTTTGTCCCAATGCATGGCATTATAAATTTCCCTGTTCTTGATAATCGATACTCTGTTGGACTCAATGTTCTTGAATTCTTACAGTTTCTATGGCGTCCAAGACCACCATCTTTCTTGAGTCCTGAAAAGGAGGAAGAGATTGCGAAGAACTTGAAGAAATATAGCAAGAAGTACGAGGCAGGGGATCAAGATGTGTCCATGCTTTTGAGTGAGCAGGATCGTGAGAAGAGGAGGATGTTAAATGATGAATGGGACAAATGGGTCAGCAAATGGAAGCATTTGCATGAAGAAGACAAATTGGAGAGGCAAAAGCTACGGGATGGAGAAGCTAGCGATGAGGGAGAGGAATACGAGGACAAGGAAGTTCAGGTTGAGGAGGTGTTGGAGATATCTGAGGAGATTGTTTCTTCTGAATACGAACAGGAGTGAGTTATCATATACAACTAATTGCTAGTGATCAGAAAGTTTTCGTAATATGCAAGTTTTGTTGACATGATGTAGGGGAGTTGCTTGAATATTTCTGATATAGTCAAATTTGTTTAATAATTTTCATGTCCATTGAAGTGATAGTGTTTGGAAGCTGATGAGCCATGTCAAAATTTCTTCATTTATTGATCTCCAGTTTACGTCTGCAATTGACAACACTtgtttcctcttcctcttcccctTCCCCCTTTTCTTATGAGAGGATGGTTTATTGTTTATGGAAAAGGGCTGCAGGTGATGTTGAACCATggaagcaaaaaagaaaagctcCTGAGGAATGGTGTCTCGTTGTTTAACTCGGTGCAAAAACTAAAGGCACTCTCGAGCCCACCTTTTGATGCATCCTGGGAGTTCCGCATCGGAAAGTGGAGGGTTTCAAGTCAAGTTTGTAAGGGTGGACAATCCTAACATTGGTGAGCCGGTTTTCCAGTTATTGGTTTGGTCAAACTTATGCTCCTGGGCTTGGGCCCTCCTTTGCGCTTGTGGGCTGCAGGTGTGTCATGTCCACGCATGGGTTGcatcagtttggtatcggagcccaggTTGCCAAGCCTACGAACTAGGCTAGGGCTAAGTAAGGTCGTGTAGCCCGTGGATGGGTGCAGCCTGTGTAGTGGGTGGGAATGATATAGCTTGGGAGTCCCACATCTGATAGTGGTGGGTTGCAAACAAGGGTGAACAATCCTATCATTGGTAAGTCGAAGGAAATAATATGAATCCAGGAACAAGCCAAAGGAAATAAGGCCCAACCCCCGACTGCAATAGCAAAAGGCCCAAAGCGTAAAGGTGGGAATGGGCCTAGTGAAATTCGTAGTCAGGCTGGTTAAGGCTTGTTGTCATATAGGCTTCCTCCCcaatcaatcaaagaaaaacCGAACTGTTTGGTTCACCGGAAATTCATGGcgtttttttttgctttcttttataGACAATCTGCGATTGCAATTTGAATTCTGGGGTTGTAACAAAATTGGACAAACCCCGTATCTGCTGTGAAAACTTGCGTTCCTTTTGGTGTTAAGCTGAAGTTGGAGCTCCATAACCGCAGTTCTGTAAGTACATAACACAATCTTTTTGTGTTTATGTGTGTGAGTAGCCTGCATCAATCGTGCATAATCTGCTTTTGATTTGAATATATACAATGATTCTGCCTCTGTTATTAGTGTAACGAAGCACACCAACTGTTTGATCAATTGCTTAGGTTACTTCATTTATCCACCTTCAAGGCTAGTCTTGCTAGGAAGTTGATAAGAATGACAACATAATACGAACCGGGGATAGTGGGAAAATGCAGCAAgtcataggaaaaaaaaaaacaattcttTAGTAGTGAAATCACATAGGAGTCCATGTGAATCCTTTTTGCCCAATTGTTGCTTTTTTACAACAGAATGGTTAGGCTGATATTGGATAAAGCCGAGAAGTTGCCGTAATCGGCTACCACCTACCAAGCATATAGGAGCGTGCCAGGAATGTTCTGACATGTTTCTTGTAGAATATGATGAATGGAGGTTCATCAAATACGGACAAGAGGACTAGGTCTTTAATGATTAATTTAGGATCGATGCTTGATGACTTTACTTTTATATCCCATGGACTGCGTGTGAATGCCACTTTTTGCATTTAAACAAATTGTTATTCTATTATTACCAACTGTTTGGTTGATGCTGGTGACTTTCCTGATTGTATATTAACAACTTTTCTTGACAAGTTGTCattaaatgaaaatagaaacaaaatgaCAAAACATGCAGTGGAAGATTCTATATCTTGAGAACAGACAGGGAAACAGTCCAGTACACAGCTTCTGAACTTATTTTCCCACAGAATATCTCTCAAAAGTAGTTGaccttctcttttccttcttctttgagAAGATGATCGAAACAATTCTGTTCAGGATTGCAGGAGACCTTTCGGGAAAGATCGGCTCCCGTGCACTGCGACGAGTTTTTCTGGCATGGGGTCTTGCGAGCGATCTAAAAAGGCTTGAAGAGAACTTGTCAACCATTAAAGCTGTACTGTTGGATGCTGAAGAGAAGAAGACACTGAACCATGAATTGCGCCTCTGGCTTGGAAGGCTGAAAGATGTTTGTTATGATGCTCAAGACATTCTCGATGAGTTGGAATATGAAGTCCTGCGCAAACAGGTGCTGAAACAGTATGGTAGTACCAAATCCAAGGTACGTCGCTTCTTTTCAGCCTCAAATCAACCCCTATTACGTCTCAAGATGAGTCTTAAGATTAAGAAGCTTAGAGAAAGGCTAGATGAAATAGCTGCTCAGAAATCTAAATTCCATCTCACTGAGCTAGTTGACTATAGATCGGTGGTGCCCAGAGAGACTGACTCCCTTGTACATTCAACGGGAGTTATTGGAAGGCAAAAGGATAAGGAAATAATAGTGACTTCTTTCTTGCAAGCAGATGGTAAAGGCATGGGTGGGGCTATCTCTGTTCTTCCTATAGTGGGAATGGGAGGAATGGGAAAAACAACCTTTGCTAAAATTTTGTACAATGATGAAAGGGTAGAAGAATATTTCCAACTGAGGATATGGGTGTGGGTGTCTGAGAAATTTGACAAGAAACAAATCTTGGTTAAAATGATCAAGTCCTTGACCAATCAAAACTGCAATGACTTGGATCAAGACCAACTACAAATTTGTGTTCGAGAAAATTTGAAGTCGAAGAGATTCTTACTTGTTTTGGATGATATGTGGTGTGATGATCGTGCTAAATGGATTGAATTGGTAGATGTTTTAGAAGGAGGTGCTGACAGAAGTAGAGTTATTGTAACCACACGTAGTAACTCAGTTGCAAAAATTGTCGGTACTGTTCCCACATACAACTTGAGAGGTCTTCCTGATCAAGATTGTGTGTCGTTGTTTAAAAAATGGGCATTTAAAGAAGGAGAGGGAGAGTACAGCCCAAAGCTCATGGAAATTGGAAATGACATTGTGAAAAAATGCAGAGGACTTCCCTTGGCTATAAAAACATTGGGGAGCTTACTCTATTCAAAAAATGATGAGCATTATTGGGAGTTCATAAGAGATAACGAGATATGGAAATTAGAACAAAAAGAGACGGATATCTTACCTGCATTAAGAATAAGTTATGATGAGATGCCATCTTACTTAAAACCTTGTTTTGCATTTTGCTCTCTGTCTCGCAAAGGTTATTTGCACAATAGTGATTGGTTAGCTCTAGTTTGGATGGCACAAGGATTTCTTCAACCTGCAGATGGAAATCAAGACCCTGAAGATATTGCAATGCAATATATCAAGGAGATGCATTCCAGATCACTTTTGCAAGATTTTTATGATCATAGTAGCTTTGTCACCTTTAAAATGCATGATTTAATGCATGACCTAGCCTCATCAGCAGGGCAAACTGAGTGTGCAGTTGTAAATTATGAACAGAAAAGCATACCTAAAGGACTTCGACATTTAGCACTCTCTAACCGTTACTTGATTGACAAAGAGGATCCGACTTTTCTACAAGACTTGAACAGTTTGCAGACcatgattttcaatttcaaagcacAAGGGCCTATTCTTGAGTCCTTTTTTAATAGGTTTATCTCCACATGTAGGCATTTAAGGGTGTTGCAATTCAAAGATTCTTCTTTTGAGGTGTTGCCAAGTTCAATTGGGGATCTTAAGCATTTGAGAGTTCTCAACTTATCAGGAAATCGTAAAATTAAGAAGTTGCCTGATTCAATCTGCAAACTACACAATCTGTTATATCTATCCGTGTACAGATGTACCGAACTTGAAGAGTTGCCCAGAGACATAAGGAACATGGTCAGATTGAGATGTCTATTTGTGACAATAAAGCAGAACCGTTTAGCTAATGATGGAATCGGGTGCCTGAAGTCTCTTCGAACTTTGTGCATCGGGGAATCTGAAAACATCGACTTTTTATTACAAGGAGTCCAACACCTAACGTCCTTGTGTgaattgagaattttgagatGTACAAATTTGAAGTCCTTGCCGCTCAATTTGAAAAACTTGAAAGGATTAAAGCATCTGGAAATTGGCACCTGTGCTCATGTTGATTTGAGGGAATGGGATGACGATGAAGACATTAAGTTGAGGCTTCAATCATTGATTCTTTTTGAGTTACCACAGCTGGTGACATTACCTTCATGGCTTCAAAGTTCTTCAAAGACATTACAATCAATCAAGATCAATGCTTGTCAAAACTTTTCATCTTTGCCTGACTGGCTCCAGAATCTTACATCGCTCAGACGACTTTATATCGAAAGTTGTCCTCGACTGTGCAAACTACCTAGATGGATACCTCACCTGACTGCCCTGGAAAGTTTGACGATCAAATCCTGTCAAGCACTGAGTGAAAGATTCAAAGAGAAAACAAACGAGGATTGGCAAAAGATAGCTCATGTCTCAAATGTTCGTCTGTATGATATTGACATATAGATCTCATCCACTGGTTAGGTAACGAGCACTTTCCTTCcgtacctttttcttttaagtaTCATGATTATTGTCTTGACAATGCAAGCTTACTCTATGAACTGTGTGACAAATTATTTCTACTGGTAATCCCGACTTTGTTAATTGAAGATTAACAACTCGTAAGTCAAGTTCTCATTAaaagataaaacaaaaacagaaagacATATTTGTAAATGTGAAACTCTCTGTATCTTGAGAAGCTAGAGAGGATGGAGTAGGGTTGGAACACCACTTTTGAGCTATTCTTCTCATGACCTTGTTCTTAAGTTTAAATATAGTCTAAAATGTTAGAGCTTCCTTCTTTTCAACTTCTCACTACTTTTgactttatttttatgtttctgGTCATTGAAGCTGATTGTCAAGCAAAGGCAGGTGCAGAGGGTCTTACTTATGATGCCGTTGAAGAGCTCTTCCAAGGTCAGCTAAAGGACTTGATAGTTAGACAGACTGGCTCTTCCAAGGTCAGCTAAAGGACTTGATAGTTAGACGGGCTGGCTCTTCAGcagttgtattttttttatacataaaaagtGTTATTTTCAGGTTGGAAACAGACTTTCTCTCAATTTACCATGTTGTCATATACATATGAGACACTTTTGTTGATCCAGATgtaccaaataaaaaataaaaaaaaaactgttttctgTGCTCATTTCAAACCAATATCTAACAACTTTTGTGCGTTTGGACTTCATGGTtcgaatttaattttatatcgattattcaaaagacaaacttcTATGCGTTGTTCTCAATTATTAAAAAAGAGAATACCCTTTAATGGTTTTGTTAGACTGATTGATGTAATATCTTTTGGAACAAGTAATCAACAAGGTTAATTATCCTGTTTCAACTCTTCAATTAGTTAATCATATTACCTTAGTTTCAAAGTTTATAACGTAGGCAATCGACaactgaaaattaaaaataagaatTGTAAATCATAAAACAAACTGTACccctcaaaataaaaaatacaacaatGTGAATCATCTAAACATTCATATGCAACTACTTGGAGTTGATTTCataaattaattgaaaaaaacgAATATTTCTTATGCAAAAAATATCGACACACACATTTTcagcccaacccaacccaaggAGTTATTGATGAAAACAACGTAGCAAGCCCAA encodes the following:
- the LOC119992503 gene encoding putative disease resistance protein RGA3, with translation MIETILFRIAGDLSGKIGSRALRRVFLAWGLASDLKRLEENLSTIKAVLLDAEEKKTLNHELRLWLGRLKDVCYDAQDILDELEYEVLRKQVLKQYGSTKSKVRRFFSASNQPLLRLKMSLKIKKLRERLDEIAAQKSKFHLTELVDYRSVVPRETDSLVHSTGVIGRQKDKEIIVTSFLQADGKGMGGAISVLPIVGMGGMGKTTFAKILYNDERVEEYFQLRIWVWVSEKFDKKQILVKMIKSLTNQNCNDLDQDQLQICVRENLKSKRFLLVLDDMWCDDRAKWIELVDVLEGGADRSRVIVTTRSNSVAKIVGTVPTYNLRGLPDQDCVSLFKKWAFKEGEGEYSPKLMEIGNDIVKKCRGLPLAIKTLGSLLYSKNDEHYWEFIRDNEIWKLEQKETDILPALRISYDEMPSYLKPCFAFCSLSRKGYLHNSDWLALVWMAQGFLQPADGNQDPEDIAMQYIKEMHSRSLLQDFYDHSSFVTFKMHDLMHDLASSAGQTECAVVNYEQKSIPKGLRHLALSNRYLIDKEDPTFLQDLNSLQTMIFNFKAQGPILESFFNRFISTCRHLRVLQFKDSSFEVLPSSIGDLKHLRVLNLSGNRKIKKLPDSICKLHNLLYLSVYRCTELEELPRDIRNMVRLRCLFVTIKQNRLANDGIGCLKSLRTLCIGESENIDFLLQGVQHLTSLCELRILRCTNLKSLPLNLKNLKGLKHLEIGTCAHVDLREWDDDEDIKLRLQSLILFELPQLVTLPSWLQSSSKTLQSIKINACQNFSSLPDWLQNLTSLRRLYIESCPRLCKLPRWIPHLTALESLTIKSCQALSERFKEKTNEDWQKIAHVSNVRLYDIDI
- the LOC119992504 gene encoding eukaryotic translation initiation factor 3 subunit B-like, translated to MAEVMIMNEFEVTASRLGIDLSQLDLDSIQLPPGDDFGIVSDDEDVYEEDNMDFDTGFGNIIVVDNLPVITLERFKKLELVIQKIYNQIGVIKEDGLWMPLDPGTNETLGYCFIEYNTVQEAELAKEKTHGYRLDKSHIFAVNMFDDFDRFMKVPHQWAPPEVMPYVPGENLQEWLTDEKARDQFVIHAGSDTEVLWNDARHLKPDPVYKHSYWTESFVQWSPLGTYLATVHRQGAAVWGGATTFNRLMRYAHPQVKLIDFSPGEKYLVTYSGHEPSKPRDANRVVINIFDVRTGKVMRDFKGNADDFAIGGAGGVTGVPWPIFRWGGGREDKYFARLGKNMISVYETETFSLIDKKSLKVENVLDFSWSPTDPIIALFVPELGGGNQPARVSLVQIPSKEELRQKNLFSVSDCKMYWQSNGDYLAVKVDRYTKTKKSTYSGFELFRIKERDIPIEVLELDNKNDKIIAFAWEPKGHRFAVIHGDSPRPDVSFYSMRTAHNTGRVSKLATLKGKQANALFWSPDGHFVILAGLRGFNGQLEFYNVDDLEPMATTEHFMATDIEWDPTGRYVATAVTSVHEMENGFNIWSFNGKLLYRILKDNFFQFLWRPRPPSFLSPEKEEEIAKNLKKYSKKYEAGDQDVSMLLSEQDREKRRMLNDEWDKWVSKWKHLHEEDKLERQKLRDGEASDEGEEYEDKEVQVEEVLEISEEIVSSEYEQE